The Kitasatospora paranensis genome has a window encoding:
- a CDS encoding APC family permease, translated as MAAVIPETGPPSAAMRRTLGVRDGMAIAASSTAATTSIGIGMGALAVYAGRQTPALLIVAFLPILGIALSYARLNRTEPNCGNGYTWVGRSVGAWPGFLTGWVVLVANVVFMAYTSAITGSVILQFAGKAHLHNLFGIALDPGSTGVSTVVGLAALVTVTVTAVTGVRSATRLQWVLLGFEYTVLLVFCTWALTTGDQPFSWNWLNPFAIGSFHSLAQGLVLAVFVFWGWDAAFTVNEETKNASDASRGGLIALLAMLGLLVFAAIAFQRVMSADELIAQGPQALTFLGAKLSPEPWASLPLAALMCSAFASLQSSVIPTARGTLAMGRDQTLGRLWTRIHPRYGSPAAGTIVIMALSAAVAVLAVGIPKINLMILTAVNSIGLIVALYYGLTALACAVRFRGALREGPLEALRAVVLPALSALVLFGLGIYLAYQYATMSDHFEATPDNGWFMLTIPSLIVLSGLVAAAVAKWRRRSAYFTTGRGTDADTIALPMDATA; from the coding sequence ATGGCTGCTGTCATCCCCGAGACCGGACCACCCAGCGCGGCCATGCGCCGCACGCTGGGCGTGCGGGACGGCATGGCGATCGCGGCGTCCAGCACGGCCGCGACCACCAGCATCGGCATCGGCATGGGCGCACTGGCCGTGTACGCGGGGCGCCAGACCCCGGCGCTGCTGATCGTCGCGTTCCTGCCGATCCTCGGGATCGCGCTGTCCTACGCGCGGTTGAACCGGACCGAGCCGAACTGCGGCAACGGCTACACCTGGGTCGGCCGATCGGTCGGCGCATGGCCCGGCTTCCTGACCGGCTGGGTGGTGCTGGTCGCGAACGTGGTGTTCATGGCCTACACCAGCGCCATCACCGGTTCGGTGATCCTCCAGTTCGCCGGCAAGGCCCACCTGCACAACCTGTTCGGCATCGCCCTCGATCCCGGCTCCACCGGGGTGAGCACGGTGGTCGGGTTGGCGGCCCTGGTGACGGTGACCGTCACCGCGGTGACCGGGGTCCGCTCCGCGACACGGCTGCAGTGGGTGCTGCTCGGGTTCGAGTACACCGTGCTGCTGGTGTTCTGCACGTGGGCGCTCACCACCGGCGACCAGCCGTTCTCGTGGAACTGGCTCAACCCGTTCGCGATCGGCTCCTTCCACTCCCTGGCCCAGGGACTCGTCCTGGCGGTGTTCGTCTTCTGGGGCTGGGACGCGGCCTTCACCGTGAACGAGGAGACGAAGAACGCCTCCGACGCCTCCCGCGGAGGGCTCATCGCCCTGCTGGCCATGCTCGGCCTGCTCGTGTTCGCCGCCATCGCCTTCCAGCGGGTGATGAGCGCCGACGAACTCATCGCCCAGGGCCCGCAGGCGCTGACGTTCCTCGGCGCCAAGCTCTCCCCGGAGCCGTGGGCGTCGCTCCCGCTCGCCGCGCTCATGTGCTCCGCGTTCGCCTCGCTCCAGTCCAGCGTCATCCCCACCGCGCGCGGCACGCTGGCCATGGGTCGCGACCAGACCCTCGGACGCCTGTGGACGAGGATCCACCCCCGCTACGGCTCACCCGCGGCCGGCACGATCGTGATCATGGCCCTGTCCGCGGCCGTGGCCGTCCTCGCGGTCGGCATCCCGAAGATCAACCTGATGATCCTGACCGCCGTCAACTCGATCGGCCTGATCGTCGCCCTCTACTACGGCCTCACCGCACTCGCCTGCGCCGTACGGTTCCGCGGCGCGCTGCGCGAAGGTCCGCTGGAGGCGCTCCGCGCCGTCGTCCTCCCGGCGCTTAGCGCCCTGGTGCTGTTCGGACTCGGGATCTACCTGGCCTACCAGTACGCCACCATGAGCGACCACTTCGAGGCGACGCCGGACAATGGCTGGTTCATGCTGACGATCCCCTCGCTGATCGTCCTCAGCGGTCTGGTCGCCGCAGCCGTGGCCAAGTGGCGCCGCCGCTCCGCCTATTTCACCACCGGTCGTGGCACCGATGCCGACACCATCGCCCTGCCGATGGACGCCACGGCCTGA
- a CDS encoding alpha-amylase family glycosyl hydrolase, translated as MSRTAPPRAGSARTASFTAAVLLAAALVPLAASPAGAAPTAVSLPGTFDSAIGCSGDWLPACPQAQLTPRADGRWTGTFALPGGTYAYKVAIDNSWTENYGAGGAAGGANLAVTVPAAGKSVTFVYDPATHLVTDNAAQQIVTAVGDYQSELGCTADWAPTCATTTMQDPDGDGIFTYSTTAIPAGAWNTKVAIGQSWTENYGAGGAAGGANIGFSVPASGATTTFSYNSATHLTTVQSTGGTTGGTAGTLGAIYTPTGTTFRLWSPDSSDVSVSVGGTGHPMTPVTLSGYSGVYQAVVGGDLKDQTYQFSVGGVAVRDPYAQMVTPGTTLGIVVDTASVAPTDGSWAPRPALANREDSLVYELGVRDFTIDASSGVDPAKRGKFLGLVQTGTTDNGARTGIDHLKELGVTTVQLMPSFDFGSTAPNWGYDPVNYNVPEEQYSQYTLPEDRIREFKDMVNGFHKNGIRVVMDVVYNHTYDKSVFGGITGKYYTSTDLSGTGNSIDDGNPMVSRMIQDSLEHWVRDYNVDGFRFDLLGVHYYTNVATWGNYLNTTYADRNLLLYGEPWSAAADPQEAQKVRYGNVPALAAAHVGVFNGVYRDAIRGGTDDNVMAYMGGSGNPGAIAFGMRGSPTDAKSTAVLSNPWSPAFAYDPEQTMNYASIHDNLNLYDKITYSGASGGAGGTAGRIDRFAAGMVLTSQGVPVIAEGDEFLRSKVVGGDYTTAKNSYNASDAVNAIHWGDKTANAGILRYYKDAIALRKAAPALRLTTWDAVHNQMTAQPDGSVVVGRLSSNAAAPTAYDTVVVYNPTGSTYNVSLPAGAWTKVLDTNGGTAATDTACESLAVTVFRKN; from the coding sequence ATGAGTCGCACCGCACCCCCACGTGCCGGATCGGCCCGGACGGCGTCGTTCACGGCCGCAGTCCTGCTCGCCGCCGCCCTCGTCCCGCTCGCGGCCTCCCCCGCCGGAGCCGCGCCGACCGCCGTCAGCCTGCCCGGAACGTTCGACAGCGCGATCGGCTGCTCCGGCGACTGGCTGCCCGCCTGCCCCCAGGCCCAGCTGACGCCCCGTGCCGACGGCCGGTGGACGGGCACGTTCGCGCTGCCCGGCGGCACCTACGCCTACAAGGTCGCGATCGACAACAGCTGGACGGAGAACTACGGGGCGGGCGGCGCGGCCGGCGGCGCGAATCTCGCCGTGACCGTCCCCGCAGCCGGGAAGTCGGTCACGTTCGTCTACGACCCCGCCACCCACCTGGTCACCGACAACGCGGCCCAGCAGATCGTCACCGCCGTCGGTGACTACCAGTCCGAGCTCGGCTGCACCGCGGACTGGGCCCCCACCTGCGCGACCACCACGATGCAGGACCCGGACGGCGACGGCATCTTCACCTACAGCACCACCGCGATCCCGGCAGGGGCGTGGAACACCAAGGTCGCCATCGGGCAGTCCTGGACGGAGAACTACGGGGCGGGCGGCGCGGCCGGCGGCGCGAACATCGGTTTCAGCGTCCCCGCGAGCGGGGCGACCACCACGTTCTCCTACAACTCCGCCACGCACCTGACGACGGTGCAGAGCACCGGCGGCACCACTGGCGGCACCGCCGGCACGCTCGGCGCGATCTACACCCCCACCGGCACCACCTTCCGCCTCTGGTCGCCCGACAGCTCGGACGTCAGTGTCAGCGTCGGCGGCACCGGCCACCCGATGACCCCGGTGACCCTGAGCGGCTACTCCGGCGTCTACCAGGCGGTGGTCGGCGGCGACCTCAAGGACCAGACCTACCAGTTCTCCGTCGGGGGCGTCGCCGTCCGCGACCCCTACGCCCAGATGGTCACCCCCGGCACCACCCTGGGCATCGTCGTCGACACCGCCTCGGTCGCACCGACCGACGGCAGTTGGGCGCCGCGCCCGGCCCTGGCCAACCGTGAGGACTCCCTCGTCTACGAGCTCGGCGTGCGCGACTTCACGATCGACGCGAGTTCGGGGGTGGACCCCGCCAAGCGGGGCAAGTTCCTCGGCCTGGTACAGACCGGCACCACCGACAACGGCGCCAGGACGGGCATCGACCACCTCAAGGAACTGGGCGTCACCACCGTCCAGCTCATGCCCTCGTTCGACTTCGGCAGCACCGCGCCCAACTGGGGCTACGACCCGGTGAACTACAACGTCCCCGAGGAGCAGTACTCCCAGTACACCCTCCCGGAGGACCGGATCCGGGAGTTCAAGGACATGGTCAACGGGTTCCACAAGAACGGCATCCGCGTGGTCATGGACGTGGTCTACAACCACACGTACGACAAGAGCGTGTTCGGGGGCATCACCGGGAAGTACTACACGTCCACCGACCTGTCCGGCACGGGCAACTCGATCGACGACGGCAACCCGATGGTCAGCCGCATGATCCAGGACTCGCTGGAGCACTGGGTCCGGGACTACAACGTCGACGGCTTCCGCTTCGACCTGCTGGGCGTGCACTACTACACCAACGTGGCCACCTGGGGGAACTACCTCAACACCACGTACGCGGACCGCAACCTCCTGCTCTACGGCGAGCCGTGGAGTGCCGCCGCCGACCCCCAGGAGGCGCAGAAGGTGCGCTACGGCAACGTCCCCGCGCTGGCAGCCGCGCACGTCGGCGTCTTCAACGGCGTGTACCGGGACGCGATCCGAGGCGGGACGGACGACAACGTCATGGCCTACATGGGCGGTTCGGGCAACCCCGGCGCCATCGCCTTCGGCATGCGCGGCTCACCGACGGATGCGAAGAGCACCGCCGTGCTGTCGAACCCGTGGAGCCCGGCGTTCGCCTACGACCCCGAGCAGACCATGAACTACGCCTCGATCCACGACAACCTGAACCTGTACGACAAGATCACCTACTCCGGCGCGAGCGGCGGGGCCGGCGGCACCGCCGGCCGGATCGACCGGTTCGCCGCGGGCATGGTCCTGACCTCCCAGGGTGTCCCGGTCATCGCCGAGGGCGACGAGTTCCTCCGCTCCAAGGTCGTCGGCGGCGACTACACCACCGCGAAGAACTCCTACAACGCCTCGGACGCGGTGAACGCGATCCACTGGGGCGACAAGACGGCCAACGCCGGCATCCTCCGCTACTACAAGGACGCCATCGCGCTCCGGAAGGCCGCCCCGGCCCTGCGCCTCACCACCTGGGACGCCGTCCACAACCAGATGACTGCCCAGCCGGACGGATCCGTCGTGGTCGGCCGCCTCAGCTCGAACGCGGCTGCGCCCACCGCCTACGACACCGTTGTCGTCTACAACCCCACCGGCAGCACCTACAACGTCAGCCTGCCCGCGGGGGCCTGGACGAAGGTCCTCGACACCAACGGCGGCACCGCCGCCACCGACACCGCCTGCGAGAGCCTCGCGGTGACCGTCTTCCGGAAGAACTGA
- a CDS encoding TetR/AcrR family transcriptional regulator, giving the protein MSGTQRIPVERKRRRTTRTGSVLSEDLIVSAALELVEAPGGNALTVRRLGAELGCDPSTVYRYFADVDALLLAVADRLIGDSLDGFTADEDWIASLRDFAVRVHRSVLRHPRLAAVRASRVTGGPGECRAVDTGIGILLRGGFAPAESVRLYRTFIDTVLAHAALDAAVRDLSDQQRHQQSRVWHSAQDALPAESYPNLHTVREHLPEMAGSAFPDVLELLLAQFEASRRKSGADTGP; this is encoded by the coding sequence GTGTCCGGAACACAGCGCATCCCCGTCGAGCGCAAGCGGCGCCGCACCACACGGACCGGGAGCGTGCTGAGCGAGGACCTGATCGTGTCGGCGGCCCTCGAACTCGTCGAAGCACCGGGCGGCAATGCCCTCACGGTGCGTCGCCTGGGCGCCGAGCTGGGCTGCGACCCCTCGACGGTCTACCGCTACTTCGCCGACGTCGACGCCCTGCTGCTCGCCGTGGCGGACCGGCTGATCGGTGACTCCCTCGACGGCTTCACCGCGGACGAGGACTGGATCGCCTCACTGCGGGACTTCGCGGTACGCGTGCACCGATCGGTCCTGCGCCACCCGCGTCTGGCCGCCGTCCGCGCATCCCGGGTGACCGGCGGGCCCGGCGAGTGCCGCGCGGTGGACACCGGCATCGGAATCCTGCTGCGGGGCGGCTTCGCCCCGGCCGAATCGGTGCGCCTCTACCGCACCTTCATCGACACCGTTCTTGCCCACGCCGCCCTGGACGCAGCCGTCCGCGACCTCAGCGATCAGCAGCGGCACCAGCAGAGCCGCGTCTGGCACAGTGCCCAGGACGCCCTGCCCGCCGAGTCGTACCCGAACCTGCACACCGTCCGGGAGCATCTGCCCGAGATGGCCGGCTCCGCCTTCCCCGATGTCCTCGAACTGCTCCTGGCCCAGTTCGAGGCCAGTCGGCGCAAGAGCGGCGCCGACACCGGGCCGTGA
- a CDS encoding LysE family translocator: MDALTSAVDVHGVLGMAAVATGMVLTPGPNMIYLVSRSIVQGRRAGLLSLSGVAMGFLVYLGAVTAGIAAVFAVVPLLYTAIKLAGAAYLLRLAWQAVKPGGTAVFAPQDLPPDPPRRLVTMGLLTCLLNPKIAVMYVSLLPQFVVPARGHVAAQSLVLGLTQIAVAVTVNGLIAMSAGTIASFLARRPGWLRIQRYAMGTVLAGLALRIASDRAEAVAA; this comes from the coding sequence ATGGACGCACTCACATCCGCCGTCGACGTGCACGGCGTGCTCGGAATGGCCGCCGTGGCAACGGGCATGGTGCTCACGCCCGGGCCGAACATGATCTACCTGGTCTCCCGCTCGATCGTGCAGGGCCGCCGCGCGGGCCTGCTGTCCCTCAGCGGTGTGGCCATGGGATTCCTGGTCTACCTCGGCGCCGTGACCGCGGGGATCGCCGCGGTGTTCGCCGTCGTACCGCTCCTCTACACCGCGATCAAGCTCGCCGGCGCGGCCTACCTGCTCCGACTCGCCTGGCAGGCCGTCAAGCCGGGTGGCACCGCCGTCTTCGCGCCGCAGGACCTGCCGCCGGATCCGCCCCGCAGGCTCGTCACCATGGGCCTCCTGACCTGCCTGCTCAATCCGAAGATCGCCGTCATGTACGTCTCCCTGCTGCCGCAGTTCGTCGTCCCGGCTCGCGGCCACGTCGCGGCGCAGAGCCTCGTCCTGGGCCTGACCCAGATCGCGGTCGCCGTCACCGTCAACGGCCTGATCGCGATGAGCGCGGGCACCATCGCGTCGTTCCTGGCCCGCCGCCCCGGGTGGCTCCGGATCCAGCGCTACGCCATGGGCACCGTCCTCGCGGGTCTCGCCCTGCGCATCGCCTCGGACCGGGCCGAGGCGGTCGCCGCCTGA
- the pntB gene encoding Re/Si-specific NAD(P)(+) transhydrogenase subunit beta encodes MTSTTASHAADLVAALLFILSLAGLSQHRTSRAGVVYGIAGMALALVATVVLVAQDITAGAVALIVLAMVLGGGAGLWRARRVEMTQMPELIAVLHSFVGLAAVLVGWNSYLEVEAHGSAQTVVAGGLLGIHHAEVFIGIFIGGVTFTGSIVAFLKLSARIASRPLTLPGKNALNLGALAVFAGLTAWFTVSPGLGLMLAVTVLALALGWHLVASIGGGDMPVVVSMLNSYSGWAAAAAGFLLDNNLLIVTGALVGSSGAYLSYIMCRAMNRSFVSVIAGGFGIEAPSGGDEEQGEHREIRAEETAGLLAQARSVIITPGYGMAVAQAQHPVAELTRRLRERGVDVRFGVHPVAGRLPGHMNVLLAEAKVPYDVVLEMDEINDDFAATSVVLVIGANDTVNPGALDDPSSPIAGMPVLRVWEAEHVIVFKRSMASGYAGVQNPLFFRENSSMLFGDAKQSVDAILQALTGRAQDAPVHTTRQPTTAG; translated from the coding sequence ATGACTTCCACCACGGCCTCCCACGCCGCGGACCTGGTCGCCGCCCTGCTGTTCATCCTCAGCCTTGCCGGGTTGTCCCAGCACCGCACCTCGCGTGCCGGCGTCGTCTACGGCATCGCCGGCATGGCCCTCGCCCTGGTCGCCACCGTCGTGCTGGTGGCGCAGGACATCACCGCCGGCGCGGTCGCCCTGATCGTCCTCGCGATGGTGCTCGGCGGCGGCGCGGGCCTGTGGCGGGCGCGGCGGGTCGAGATGACGCAGATGCCCGAACTCATCGCCGTCCTGCACAGCTTCGTCGGTCTCGCGGCCGTCCTGGTCGGCTGGAACAGCTACCTGGAGGTCGAGGCCCACGGCTCGGCCCAGACGGTGGTGGCGGGCGGCCTGCTGGGCATCCACCACGCCGAGGTCTTCATCGGCATCTTCATCGGCGGGGTCACCTTCACCGGCTCCATCGTGGCCTTCCTCAAGCTGTCCGCCCGGATCGCCTCCCGCCCGCTCACGCTGCCCGGCAAGAACGCCCTCAACCTGGGCGCGCTGGCCGTGTTCGCGGGGCTGACGGCCTGGTTCACCGTGAGCCCGGGTCTCGGTCTGATGCTGGCGGTGACCGTCCTGGCCCTGGCCCTCGGCTGGCACCTGGTCGCCTCGATCGGCGGCGGCGACATGCCCGTCGTCGTCTCCATGCTGAACAGCTACTCGGGCTGGGCCGCGGCCGCCGCCGGGTTCCTCCTCGACAACAACCTGCTCATCGTCACCGGGGCGCTGGTCGGCTCCTCCGGCGCCTACCTGTCGTACATCATGTGCCGGGCGATGAACCGCTCGTTCGTCTCGGTGATCGCCGGCGGCTTCGGCATCGAGGCGCCGTCCGGCGGGGACGAGGAGCAGGGCGAGCACCGCGAGATCCGCGCCGAGGAGACGGCCGGGCTGCTCGCGCAGGCCCGGTCCGTGATCATCACGCCCGGCTACGGGATGGCGGTGGCCCAGGCCCAGCATCCGGTGGCGGAGCTGACGCGCCGGCTGCGCGAGCGCGGCGTCGACGTCCGCTTCGGCGTGCACCCGGTGGCCGGGCGCCTGCCGGGGCACATGAACGTGCTGCTGGCCGAGGCGAAGGTGCCGTACGACGTCGTCCTGGAGATGGACGAGATCAACGACGACTTCGCCGCCACCTCCGTCGTCCTGGTCATCGGCGCCAACGACACCGTCAACCCGGGCGCGCTCGACGACCCGTCGAGTCCCATCGCCGGCATGCCGGTCCTGCGGGTGTGGGAGGCGGAGCACGTGATCGTCTTCAAGCGCTCGATGGCGTCCGGCTACGCGGGCGTGCAGAACCCGCTGTTCTTCCGCGAGAACAGCAGCATGCTCTTCGGGGACGCCAAGCAGAGCGTGGACGCGATCCTGCAGGCCCTCACCGGCCGGGCCCAGGACGCCCCCGTCCACACCACCCGCCAGCCGACGACGGCCGGCTAG
- a CDS encoding class I SAM-dependent methyltransferase has protein sequence MARFESSSGVDRLWRFGRALATDPVETLLYLPEEWSQHRDHPVAYDVDTAWEEHLHGLLGAPWPCPEAPRAAELWGTVVQELHECGLAFGRHTYGGYSDADESLARAVRCVVLHRQAVVVVETGVARGVTSRFVLEALEQNGRGHLWSIDLPHPFRPGLHPETGAAVPARQRRAWTYIEGSSRRRLPHLARQLGRVDVFVHDSLHTARNTRFEMDRIGRILAPNGVMLIDDISTHQGFARWTRSTPGITTLVCPSADKEGLFGVVCADGRARPSTG, from the coding sequence ATGGCCCGCTTCGAGTCGTCGAGCGGCGTGGACCGGCTGTGGCGCTTCGGCCGCGCGCTGGCCACGGACCCGGTGGAGACCCTCCTCTACCTCCCGGAGGAGTGGAGTCAGCACCGCGATCATCCGGTGGCGTACGACGTCGACACCGCATGGGAGGAGCACCTGCACGGCCTGCTCGGGGCACCCTGGCCGTGCCCGGAGGCGCCGCGCGCCGCCGAGCTGTGGGGCACCGTCGTCCAGGAACTGCACGAGTGCGGACTCGCGTTCGGGCGGCACACGTACGGCGGGTACAGCGACGCGGACGAGTCCCTGGCCCGGGCGGTGCGCTGCGTGGTGTTGCACCGGCAGGCCGTGGTCGTGGTCGAGACGGGCGTCGCACGCGGCGTGACCAGCAGATTCGTCCTGGAGGCGCTGGAGCAGAACGGGCGCGGCCACCTGTGGAGCATCGACCTCCCGCACCCCTTCCGCCCCGGCCTGCACCCGGAGACCGGCGCCGCCGTACCCGCCCGCCAGCGACGGGCCTGGACATACATCGAGGGGTCGAGTCGGCGACGACTGCCGCACCTGGCGAGGCAGTTGGGGAGGGTCGACGTGTTCGTCCACGACAGCCTGCACACCGCGCGGAACACCCGCTTCGAGATGGACCGCATCGGCCGGATCCTGGCACCGAACGGGGTCATGCTGATCGACGACATCAGCACCCACCAGGGCTTCGCCCGCTGGACCCGCTCGACCCCGGGCATCACCACCCTGGTCTGCCCCTCCGCCGACAAGGAGGGCCTCTTCGGGGTGGTCTGCGCGGACGGGCGCGCCCGCCCGTCGACCGGCTGA
- a CDS encoding PLP-dependent aminotransferase family protein, giving the protein MDDYRTIADEIATSIAEGRLRPGEQLPTQRAFARRRGIAGSTAGRVYRDLVRRGLVVGEVGRGTFVRAGRGTPGAGVPLAEPADAPVDLELNYPVVPEQSALLATALAPMLRADALDAALRPVGAPGTSAARELFAALASGPGAWRAAAADVLFAANGRQAVAASLAALVPPGRRLGVEALTYPVVKAVAQRLGITLVPLPVDEAGLLPDALAAVHRATPLHALYLQPRLQNPLGATLAPERREALASELRRLDLPVVEDAIWSFLQPGTPPLAALAPERCILVDSLSKRLAPGLTTGFAVVPAALRDSVTAALRSGGWTPSGFALEAAVRWIADGTVGTVQAAKRADATERQLLARRSLAGQTLRSDPCSYYVWWELPAAWRAETFVAAAAREGIAVTPGSAFAVGARTTPSAVRVALASPPLPVLVRALDTLLRVARSAPDDLLDRRPSG; this is encoded by the coding sequence ATGGACGACTACCGCACGATCGCGGACGAGATCGCGACCTCCATCGCCGAGGGGCGGCTGCGTCCCGGCGAGCAGTTGCCGACGCAACGCGCCTTCGCCCGTCGGCGCGGCATCGCCGGATCGACGGCGGGCCGCGTCTACCGCGATCTCGTCCGGCGCGGGCTGGTCGTCGGGGAGGTCGGCCGCGGCACCTTCGTCCGGGCCGGCCGCGGCACCCCCGGCGCCGGCGTCCCGCTCGCCGAGCCCGCCGATGCCCCGGTCGACCTGGAACTCAACTATCCGGTCGTACCGGAGCAGTCCGCCCTGCTCGCCACCGCACTCGCGCCCATGCTGCGGGCCGACGCGCTGGACGCCGCCCTCCGCCCGGTCGGTGCGCCGGGCACGTCCGCCGCCCGCGAGCTCTTCGCGGCCCTGGCGTCCGGCCCCGGCGCCTGGCGCGCCGCCGCCGCCGACGTGCTCTTCGCCGCCAACGGCCGCCAGGCCGTCGCCGCCTCCCTGGCCGCGCTCGTGCCACCAGGCCGGCGGCTCGGTGTGGAGGCGCTGACGTACCCCGTGGTCAAGGCGGTCGCGCAGCGCCTCGGCATCACGCTCGTCCCACTGCCGGTGGACGAAGCGGGCCTCCTCCCCGACGCCCTCGCGGCCGTCCACCGGGCCACGCCCCTGCATGCCCTCTACCTCCAGCCGCGCCTGCAGAACCCGCTCGGCGCCACCCTCGCACCGGAGCGCCGCGAGGCGCTGGCCAGCGAACTGCGCCGCCTCGACCTGCCCGTGGTGGAGGACGCGATCTGGTCCTTCCTGCAGCCCGGAACTCCGCCGCTGGCGGCACTCGCGCCGGAACGGTGCATCCTCGTCGACAGCCTCTCCAAGCGCCTTGCACCCGGCCTGACCACCGGATTCGCGGTGGTGCCCGCGGCGCTGCGCGACTCCGTCACCGCCGCGCTGCGCTCCGGCGGCTGGACGCCGAGCGGATTCGCCCTGGAGGCCGCGGTGCGCTGGATCGCCGACGGCACGGTCGGCACCGTGCAGGCCGCCAAGCGCGCCGACGCGACGGAACGTCAACTGCTGGCCCGCCGGTCGCTGGCCGGGCAGACGCTGCGGTCCGATCCGTGCTCGTACTACGTCTGGTGGGAGCTGCCGGCGGCCTGGCGCGCGGAGACGTTCGTCGCGGCCGCCGCGCGCGAGGGCATCGCCGTCACCCCCGGCTCCGCGTTCGCCGTCGGCGCCCGCACCACCCCGTCCGCCGTCCGGGTCGCCCTCGCCTCACCGCCGCTCCCCGTCCTGGTCCGGGCCCTCGACACCCTCCTTCGGGTGGCGCGCAGCGCGCCGGACGACCTGCTGGACCGGCGGCCGTCCGGGTAG
- a CDS encoding Re/Si-specific NAD(P)(+) transhydrogenase subunit alpha has translation MSAQVPTHHPPQRIGVVAESTTGETRVAATPATVRQLLGLGYEVVVESQAGAASGFTDTAYTEAGASIGDAWVSDVVLTVNAPSSGEISRLRADATVVGLLAPAQRPELLQALSSRGVTALALDGVPRISRAQSMDVLSSMANIAGYRAVIEAAHVFGRFFTGQVTAAGKVPPAKVLVAGVGVAGLAAIGAASSLGAIVRATDPRPEVADQVRSLGGEYLAVNVAQEASTDGYAKATSTDYDRAAAALYHEQAADVDIIVTTALIPGRPAPRLVTAEDVAAMKPGSVIVDMAAAQGGNVEGTVPGRAVVTENGVTIIGYTDLAGRLPTQASQLFGTNLVNLLKLLTPGKDGRLVIDFDDVVQRAVTVVRAGEVTWPPPPVAVSASPAPEAAPAAASAPIGAKQSRLTPAVRFGLIGLGMLALFLLIAFAPTQLAENFTVFALAVVIGYYVIGKVHHALHTPLMSVTNAISGIVVIGALVQIGHESWVVTALSFVAVLLTSVNIFGGFAVTRRMLSMFSTAPERR, from the coding sequence ATGTCTGCACAGGTCCCGACCCACCACCCACCGCAGCGCATCGGCGTGGTCGCCGAGTCGACCACCGGGGAGACCCGCGTCGCGGCGACGCCCGCGACGGTGCGGCAGCTGCTCGGCCTCGGCTACGAGGTCGTCGTCGAGTCGCAGGCCGGCGCGGCCTCCGGATTCACCGACACGGCCTACACCGAGGCCGGCGCGAGCATCGGCGACGCCTGGGTCTCCGACGTGGTCCTCACGGTCAACGCACCGTCGAGCGGCGAGATCTCCCGGCTGCGCGCGGACGCCACCGTCGTCGGTCTGCTCGCACCGGCCCAGCGCCCCGAGCTGCTGCAGGCGCTGTCCTCACGCGGCGTCACGGCCCTCGCGCTGGACGGCGTCCCGCGGATCTCGCGGGCGCAGTCGATGGACGTGCTCAGTTCGATGGCGAACATCGCCGGATACCGTGCGGTGATCGAGGCCGCCCACGTGTTCGGGCGCTTCTTCACCGGCCAGGTCACCGCCGCGGGCAAGGTCCCGCCGGCGAAGGTCCTCGTGGCGGGTGTCGGCGTGGCCGGGCTGGCCGCCATCGGCGCGGCGTCCAGCCTGGGCGCGATCGTCCGGGCCACCGATCCGCGGCCCGAGGTCGCGGACCAGGTCCGCTCGCTGGGCGGCGAGTACCTCGCCGTGAACGTCGCCCAGGAGGCGAGCACCGACGGGTACGCCAAGGCGACCTCCACCGACTACGACCGCGCCGCCGCCGCGCTCTACCACGAGCAGGCCGCGGACGTGGACATCATCGTCACGACCGCACTGATCCCGGGCCGGCCCGCTCCGCGGCTGGTCACGGCCGAGGACGTGGCGGCGATGAAGCCGGGCAGTGTCATCGTCGACATGGCCGCCGCCCAGGGCGGCAACGTCGAGGGCACCGTGCCCGGCCGGGCGGTGGTCACCGAGAACGGCGTCACCATCATCGGCTACACCGACCTCGCCGGCCGACTGCCCACCCAGGCCTCGCAGTTGTTCGGCACCAACCTGGTGAACCTGCTGAAGCTGCTCACTCCCGGCAAGGACGGCCGGCTGGTCATCGACTTCGACGACGTGGTCCAGCGGGCCGTGACGGTGGTCCGGGCCGGCGAGGTCACCTGGCCGCCGCCGCCGGTGGCGGTGTCGGCGTCGCCCGCCCCCGAGGCGGCGCCGGCGGCCGCGTCCGCGCCGATCGGGGCGAAGCAGTCCCGGCTCACCCCGGCGGTACGGTTCGGTCTGATCGGCCTGGGGATGCTTGCGCTCTTCCTGCTGATCGCCTTCGCGCCGACCCAACTCGCCGAGAACTTCACGGTGTTCGCGCTCGCGGTGGTCATCGGTTACTACGTCATCGGCAAGGTCCACCACGCTCTGCACACCCCGCTGATGTCCGTTACCAACGCGATCTCCGGGATCGTGGTGATCGGTGCTCTGGTGCAGATCGGGCACGAGAGCTGGGTCGTGACCGCCCTGTCGTTCGTGGCCGTGCTGCTGACGAGTGTGAACATCTTCGGAGGCTTCGCCGTCACCCGCCGCATGCTGAGCATGTTCTCGACTGCCCCCGAAAGGCGCTGA